The DNA sequence CAATTGATGAAATCTATAGTGCTGCTCTCAAAGAGGGTGGAACTGTTACAGTGTGGCATGGAGGCGATGAAAAAGATCAGCAAGACTCTTTGAAAAGCGCCTTCGAGAAGCGCTTTCCCGGGATGACTCTAAATATCACCGTGGACCTCTCTAAATATCTCGACAGCGAACTTGACCAACAGCTATATCATAACAATGTCTTTGTCGATAGCATCGTTCTTCAAACACTACAGGACTTCCCGCGTTGGCAACAGGAAGGTGCTTTGCTCAATTACGCTCCCGTCGGATTTGACAAAGTGTATCCAGCATTCAAGGACTCGATATCGGCTTCGTGGTATGGATATAGCGTCTTTTTCTGGAGTCTCTCCTGGAACACTGCCAAGCTGCCACACGTCAGCAACATATCCTCTTACAGCGACTTCTTGAAACCAGAGTTCAAAAACCAGATTGTCATTACATACCCCAATGACGATGACGctgttctttttgctttctaTCAAATGTAAGTTGACTACGTCAAGAAAACATAAAAGGTTTAGCTAACAGTATATGCGTAGTATGCAACAGCTTGGGACCAAATGGTTTGACGATCTTCTGAAGCAAAACCCTCGATGGGTTCGTGGGACTGCTACTCCTTTTACTATCTTGAGCGGAGCCAACTACTCTCAATCGGCCACATTTACAAGCTTCAGTGGATTCAACCCAGGAAATAACATCAAAATTTCTTTCCCGACCGACGCAAACTTTGTCAGTTGGCCCCAGACTGCCGCAATTCTAAAAGATGCGCCGCATCCCGAAAGCGCCAAGCTCTTCCACAACTTTCTTCTCAGCTCTGAATTTCAGAAAACGCTCCCTTTGAGTGCTCGGCAAGATATCAACTCCTCTAGCTCACCATACCATGATATCATGCACACACCCCACACAAACCCGACAGCGTTTGCTAGATTTATGAGTGATCGCGTGACGGTTGAGAGGGTGAGATTTTTCTTCGAGAATCGCCTAGGTACAGCGCAAGGATTGAGCCCCTTGATCGATGATATTTAGGAATCACGTCGATATCTCAATAACTTGTATTGTCGGAGTATGGCACGCTATCCGTGGGCAAGGATAATTAAAATTGTTGTTGGATTGATGAAGCTAATTGGACGAGTTGGTACTAGATAGTAATTAAGTATACTGAACTAATaaattgaagagaaaagttgTCCAACATCCCAGTTCCTTTACCAACCACTCCAGCTAAAacatactactactaccactagtactactactactattactactattTTCAAGAGCATGCATATGGATGTAATTCTAAGTACATATAGATTAACTGCGCTACTAAGCCATAGCCGGGGCGCTGGGTAGACGGAAAATCCACTGGTATAAAATACGCATTTCGACCCATCTCTACTAAAACAGAAACTCTAAGATAGCTTCCTCTCTGGACGTGTCTTTGAACTAGCCCCTTCCTTGATATATGCGCGAATAGCACCGGTTACCCGTTTCTGCCATGTATACCATGTCTACCATGTCTACCATCTCTTCTACTAAAAGAATCAAGGCCTGCCGATGTCGCCGCCTCTCCCAATCGTTGCTCGTAGCCGCAaagtcgtcgccatcgtcgttATTGCTCTTGTAAACGTTGTTAGAAAGAGTCCATTCCGAGGCCCgggagaagatgctgtaTTTATACCGCAATTCAAGAAGAACCCTCTTCCGCTCGACTTCTCGTACGCAAAGGTCCTTCTGAATCATTACCGGAGATTTAGACGAGAACCGGTAGGTATAATAAACTACTCGACATAAGTCGCATTATAAATTGGTCGTGGCAACTAAGTACGCATCTATATGGGACGTAAGCCTGGCGTCCTTGGTGACTTAGATTTATGCTGGTAGGACTAACTctaagaaaagagaaagatgccACTGTACCCATGACAAAAACAAAGCAGTCCTAGGCGTTTGATATTCACTGGCTTCAACACGATATGAGCATGGCACTGCGTTACATTAATACATACCATATATACCAAATTTTAGTGATACATAGAGCGAGGCCCCCTGAGAGAGACTTATTACGAAACCTTAGAACCGATGAAGTTGTATTGAGAAGAGTCTGCGTCTTTGTCTTGACTTCCCTTGTACATCACAATGAACATCCATCATATCAAAAAGACGTTTGCTTTTCTCGCTGACAGTATTACTAGTATTGAGGCCTACCACACAATCAAACGTCCCATGTAATACATGTCGCCTTCTTACCTAGCTATTTCCTCCGTTTTCCAAAAAACCCACGATATAGTACAGCACGCTTACATCTTCAATCTGAAGGGCTCAAATAGATTGGTTGAGGTTTCCTGCTTCCTTCTCCAAATTCACAAAACTCTCCAGATCCCATGTCTTTTCAAATCCCAACCCTTATCATCACGCTGCACTACCATTGATGATTCTGGAGAAAATCGAGAGGAGCACCTTGCTGCGATGCATCACTCTCCTCATCCAACGTCCAGCCGTAAGGCTCGTTCTCCAGGATTTTCTGCGTGATCGGGTCAAACATTAAATCTTTGAGCAGCAGATGTCGATATATGCAAGTCCCGCGAGACTTGAAAATTTTCATGCTGCTCTCTTCGAAGGGGATGACGTCGTATGCGAGAGCTGAATGCGATTGTTTCTGAGCCACTTCACTCCACTCAGCGATGATCCGTTTTCGAGCTCCCATGGCCGCTCCAGAGCTTCTCCAGACAATCCTGGGTCGACCATCTTCATAACAGTATCGGAAGACGTATGCGCAGCTTTCCTCTTTGGCACGGCAGATACCCCAAAGCTCGATGATTTTCAGTTGAGGAAGTGACAAAGCCGCTTTGGCCGCGAGGATTATCAGCGTTTCAAACTCTTGTCTGCTTCTTTCTGGTGTCGATAGGGCACAGCGCAGACTAAGGCGTTTTAGGGAGCTTTCAACCATCATGGGCGAGACATTTAGTTCAACAATAGATCGAAGAAAGGAAGCTGTGTCCATCTGCCATGGTGGGCATAATGCTTCCAATCTCTGAGAAAGCTTCGCCATCTCTTGAGGTAAATAGGCTAGAGCATGTGGAGAGATCTCGGTTCCGAGGTTTCTGTCTCCGTATCTGCGCTCATTTGCGGGGATTTCCCATTGTGTGAAAGAGAGCTGGCGTAGTGTTTTTGGCAAAGAGGGCAGTAAGTGCTGTCGGACGCCTGAGAAGAGGACATGTTAGCTTTCAGATACTCGCCATAGCTATTAGTCTGCGCTCCATACCTCGATCAAAGTAAAGTTGCACATGAGGCTCCAGCGAAATAGTTCGTTCGAAGCGGAACCACTCCAAGGCCACAAAGCTTCGGCCAATTAACCAGGACAGCGTCCTGACGTTAATGTCCCTGGGAAACTGTCTGCGCATAACCAGACCTTTGATCATGGGGACGGCAGGAAGATTCTTGGATTGACTGGTAAAACGGCCTAGATTACCATTTTGTGGTTGCAAACAGAGCGGAGTTCCCTGAAACCGGTTGATATGCTTATTACTCGACGGCAGAAATCTgttgagatgaagaaggccaatCGAGCCCCCCCTTATTCATCCGGTGGAAGTCCACAATACCACCCGCAAGGTCTAGGTCTTCGGCGTAGTGAAATGGATAATTATCCTTCATGTCGCATCGATTAAACCGATGCTTTGTATCGCTGGGCGAGGAAGCAGACAACATCAGTTCCACTCCTTGAGCCCCATGCCTCGCCGGATTCCAGAGTTGGAGGGTTCCGAGTAGGGTCTGAATACATGTTGAGAATATCATGTTGTTGCTGCGTGAATTCGTTAGCACGGAGTACTCTAGTATCAGAGTGGGAGATGCGTAAATGCCTCAACATACCCACGCTGTACTACCAAGTCCTCTGATCTATCGCAATTGGGGCACTCGTAGTTTGAGAGATTGACTCGAAGCCAGAGCTTCTGGATATACCCCAAACGAACGTCATCTCGTCTGACGATTGCGTCAAAAGCGTCGACAGAGTCGGGATTAAGAACAAGGCGCCGGAATAGACGGGCCTCAAAGAAGGCTTGCCATTCCAAGCACACCGAAGCGAATCGGGCCACTTTTGGGAAGCCCAGGCTGTTGCATCGCTCCCCTGGCTTAGGCAAGCACACAAAGCCAAGTATTAATTGGCGTACTTCAGCCGGCATCGAAGCCCACGAGGTGGTCCTCGTGATTGTAGATGGCGACTCGACCTCGAAGGCGTCGGATTCTACATCCATAGCGACGAGAGACATGGTAAAAAGCAGTTGATGATGTTTTATGGCGGAATAGTAGAATATAAGAGGCTTTTCTCCAGATACAATCTGCGAACTCAAATAGATGATGGTTTGTTGTGGTATAGTAGAGTGGGAGAGATGTTGCTCGGGATACAATTTGCGGGCTTGCTCGGGGGGCGGTGTCTACTATTTAAACAATAACTACTTAGATACATAAATATCTCAAAACAACAAAGTTTGACTGGCATTGCCAAATTAAGGTCATAAAAAAGCTAGATCGCCTACGTGGCTCAACAATAAAGTTCAAGATGCAGTTCCACATCGTGATAAAGCTCCATATTTATGGCCCAGCCTATCAATATAAAAATAGCACAACAAAGGCGTATAATCCGTTGATGATCCCTTATGAAATGCATAAGAATCAACTCTCAATCACGCAGATCAAAGTCAACAACCggacaaagagaagctgctgaagtTGGATATATGTATCCTCAATGTATATTTTGTAAATCGTATAAATACTCATGCGCAGTATACTGGCTAATCATTTGCATATACATTGAACACCGAATAGCCCCAACCGATAAACTTTCCACGTTGGTTTATTCCAATGTATAATTCAAGCCACGCTGTATCCTTCGCAACCCTGTCCCCTAGGCCGTAACATGCTGAACAGTCTCAGCGACACTGGCAGGCTTTAACCCCAGAAGATTGTTGGCTAGAACTTCGTCCTTGGCATAGTTGGACTTGAGGCCAGGTATGTCACCATAGACTGTTGCTCGAACCAACGCAAGAGAGCCAAGGAAATCACCGGCGCCTAACTTTTCGAGGGCAGCATCGACCTGCTCTTTGGTAGTGGTTTTATTGACTGTCCATTTGGTGCCGGTGGTCTCCTCCAGCGCAGCGAGGATCTCGTTCTGAGTAGTCTCAACAGAGGAGATAAAAAGATACTTGTTGGCGGTTTCCTCAGGCTTCTTCAACACAGCCGCAGTAGCTGCGCCAAGTTCCTTTTCATTAGTGAGGGTAAACGTTTTGTTGCCGTCGTCCCAGATGGTGGCGGTTTTAGTGGCAATATCGTACTCAAGAAAGCCATTTGCAAGACCCTGTTACGCGCGTTGATTTAGCCTTTCGCTTTAGTTATGACTAAAACTTTGATAGACTTACCCAGTCGAATAAGAGGGACGTAGCGATACCTGTCCAGGAAAAGTCGGCTGATTGTTTAGCCTTTAGGTACTCAATTAATTCTGTTTTCTGGCCaaagagaggcagcagctggagaacaCTAGCATTCTGGCTACTGGCGGAAAACTCAGAAGGTAAGAAGCGCCTAACCCCAGCActgatggcggcgtcgatgagcttcttctgctcgtcGAGGCCGTCTTTACCAAGGGCTGAGATGACGGCGTCTTGGCCTTTGAAAGCCGCCTCAAGATCTCTGTCAGAAAAGTCTGACTTGTACACAGTGACACGAGAAGGGAAAGTGGCAGAACTATCTTTGCGAGAAATGACGGTAATGTTGAAACTTCCGTCGGCGACCAATTCCTCGAGGATAATCTTGCCAACACTTCCACTAGCCTAGGAATATGCGAGTCAGCGATGAACCAATCTCATGAATGTATAGGGACATACACCAACGAGAGCTACGTTCCTGTAGGCCATTTTGGACTTTGGAAAAAGGATATGTGATAATTGAATCAGGTAGGAATCAGGGAAAGGGTATGGAAAGAGTTTATGTTTGACGTTTTAGCAACTGAAGTTTTGTAGAGAAGTGAGGGTAGTTGATTAAAtgctttgctcttcttgaagagaagacggcgaaAGAAGGAGGGCATAGTCGTACTTTTATATCTGAAAGCGACCTTAAAAGAAAGATTAGCTGCCTATATATCAATGCCCAAAAGGAATTGGTGAGAAACTGGAGATACGACGACACTCGCAGGGAGTATCTCTAACAAAATGGTAGCTTTGTGTATTGACAATAACTACGTGTATCCACTCTCTCGTAGCTGAATTACCGCCATCAAGCAGAGAAAGCAATTACACCATCTATGCTTATGTCTCTTCAGGTGGAGCTATTCGATAAAATGTGGTTTTCAAATGAGTTCTTGGCGCGACGCTGGAGTTGTGAGACTCGGGTTGTACAATCGCCGCGTCGCTATTGGATCGCCTCTATTACATCCCCGGCGACAAAATGGCGCCGTTGCTTAGAAATGCGGAGGCCGCTCCGTCACCTCCGCTCTCGCCAATAGGAGCGACCTCCGCACCTCCGTTGCAGCTTTGAGGCAGAGGCTCTTGCAAGTCGCGGCGGTGACTTCCTGTCTACCTTTGCTTTCCACATTTCATTCAGGAGCACGATTTGGCGAACAATTAATCTTCTGGGTCGACTTCTAAACATTATTAATCCATTACATATCGACTATCGTTCCATTGCCGAGTAGCGATCACAACACTAACGCCTAATCTAGCCGACTCCAGTTTTCAGCTCATGGCTCGAAGAGTGGTTGCTCCAGGACACTCATGCTTTGAATGCCGTCGTCGCAAGATCAAATGTGATAGATCGTTGCCTTGCTCCTACTGTGCACGAATCAAGCTCAAATGCTCATACCCTTCATGGCGATCAAATAAAGACACCCCTGGGGAGAGCGACCTGGCAGCCAAAGTACAGGCTCTGGAGAGCACTTTGCAGTCACTGGAACAAAAAATAACGCGTATCGGAGACTTATCACATGTAAACACAGAGTTACCCAACAGGCAGCATCAGGTTGAGCGAGAGCCTCAGTCTCCTATCGTAAGTATCCGATAGAAGAAGTGGCGTATACGATAGCTGACAATCTGTCTATAGGAGGCTGCACATGACTTGCCAAATTCAGGCCAGTCTTCCACACCAATCAACTCTCAGCTAAACTCAACTCAACATGACACCGTTACGCGATCTACAAGTTCTCATCTCTTGCAATCTTTGCCATTTAACAGCTCAAGTGGCGCATCACAATCTCTCGAAACGACTCACCCTCCTCCTTCACACATAGCGTTCATCTGGCAGACATATCTCGATGCAGTCGATCCGCTTGTTAAGATTTTTCATGCGCCTTCTATCCAAAGACATGTCATGAGCATAAGTCAAGGCCGAAAGATGCCCGACGCAGCTACGGAATGTTTGATGTTTGCTATATACTATTCTACCGTGTTTTCTATGTCAATTGCAGAATGTCGTGAGGAatttggagaagaaaaagttcGTTTGTTGCAAAGGTGCGTGGTTTCACTTGTTATTTTatgtcctttttctcttgtatTACAGCTCAGTATCATTAACCGCTTTCAGATACCGGGAGGGAGTCGAGCGAACTCTTGTTCGAGCAAACTTCTTGAGCTCAAAAGATATCACAGTATTACAAGCGTTTGTCTTATATCTGGTAAACACTCTTCCTGTGGAGCAGAGTGGAAGATTTGAAGTGGCATATCTGATGGTTTTAACGACAGATCTGTGGACGCctcgatgaagatggcccCGACGTCCCTACTCTTATCGGACTCGCAATCGGCAACGCTATGAAGCTGAGCCTCCACATCGATATCCCCGGACTGTCTACATTTGAGGTTGAAATGAGGCGTCGGCTTTGGTGGCAGATATGTACCTTGGATGTTCGTGTTGCCGAAGTTTCTAGCAGCGAACCATTCATTATCCAACCAAGTCTTCATACAGAGTTGCCACTCAATATCAACGATATAAGCCTGGACCCTCACATAGGTGAGCTAAGCCCGCAACCAGGACGAAGCGAGATGCTGCTCAGCTTGGTGCGGATCGAAATAAGCAATTTTGCGCGACGAATAGTATTCTCGGATCAATTTTGCCGAATTAACAACTTTGGCATGATGAATGAAGCACAAAAGTGTCAAGCGATAGATGAGTTCAAGGAGCGCATTGAAAAACAGTATCTGTCGCACTGCCATGAAGCGATTCCGCTAGATTGCCTCATAATCATGAGCAGCAGGCTCATTCTTgcaaagctgaagctggctgtTTATAAGACGCGCCCAAATCAACATCCCGAGATGCCTGTGAGAGCTAACTATAAGAAAGCCTGTGAGAAGTTTTTGGAGCAGGCATGCGAACTACGAGAATACATTAGGGGGCACCggtggttgtggttgttcCAATATATTGAATGGGATGCGCTTGCATATCTTCTGTTAGACCTTTGCATTACTCTATCATCGCCAGGTCTATCGTCAAATGAGTTCATTACAACACCGTGGAAAGTGGTTGATGGAATTTATAAATACTGGAAACAACAACCTGACGTCCATCGAGACCGTGGTTGGGTGAAGATTGAGAAACTCTACTCAAGGGCTCTATCTGTGAAGAAAAGCGTTCAAAATGCAACGCAGGCATTCCAGGCAACTCCATCTTATTGTTCTCAGGAGGCACATGATCAGCCTGAGGAGCTCTCTAATGACACCGAGATGCAACAGCAGTGCGAATCAAGTCTGGATTCTGCTTCggctgaagaagcccaaaGCTCTGCAAGCGCCACTGAGCTGCCTGGAGCGGGGACTGCTTGTGAGTGGAACGCTTCTTTGATAGAGACATATTGGGAGGTCGCTGGGCATGGAAATGAGGGATTCTAGTGTATTGAACTGAagttagttttatatttattacaaACAGAAATTCTTCTCCTGGATATGAACTGGGGCCTGTAAACTATTATCGCTGTTGTGTTGTGAGCAAAGGACGTTTTCGCGAGTCTGCTAGTGGCATCGTGCTTCAGTATGCCTCTGCCGTCAGTTACTCGTACGGCGTGCGGTGCAAGGTgcataggtacatgtagtcataCGTAGTGAGATGAATTCCAGCGCTTTATAACAGTCAAGTCAGTTTATTGTAGCATCTTTGTTTGATCCAGCCTTTGCCCTCCGCCCTCTGCTACTGAAGCGAGAAATTTGTAAGGCAGGTAAGCCAGACCCTTGGCGGAGAAAGTTGTGGCAGTAGACGATCATCCTATACTAATTCTAATAGCGTATGAGAGGCAGTGTAGTGTGTAGATGTGCTAGGAAGAGTGGATATCCGCAAGAGACTGAACTGAACGTTCCAGGATGAGTAAAATATTACTGAACATCTCACAACGCAGTAAGCACTAACATTGCATTGAGCTACGAGCCGCATGGGAAGTTTCTATTAAGCTTACTTCTTAATTCCCCAGTTTGTCAATCATTCGCTCAGCTATAACTTCGCGCTGCCGGCCGCTTCATTCCGTTTTAGCTGTGCGGCGCATAAGCGTCCATCATGAAACCGTCGATAGCCCCACAGAGCTTAAGGTCCATCAACCGATATAGGTTGGCAAAATGTTTACCAGCTATCTCGCGCAAGACCTCCCTCCCAGGAAAACTTACAGCACATAGCGCTCTTACGAGGCATTTTAGCCACTCAACTCGCCTTCAACGCATACCAGGCAGCGAAAAAGTTGACTCGGCACCTAATTCCACTTCACGGGAGCCattatggagaagaggatcAATCTTCTGGAGCCTTATCGTGCTCGTTTATGCGATATCCGAATTTGGGCAGGGCTATTATATCGGATATTggaaagagagaggctggCAAGCGCAAAATAATTACTCTCAGATGCCTTGGAGTAATGAGGCAGTTGGAGAAGCTTCAGAGGAAGACAGTGGCACTGTATCTGTTGATAAAGATGGATACAAGCCACTGACCCGGCCCTTGGAGATTCGGGTCTTAGTACTGCATCCTGGTGAGAAAGGTTCTCCGATCAAATGTAGCATACAGCACGGTGGCCTCAGAAGCAAGAGGCCCGGTTTCGAAGCCCTTTCCTACGTGTGGGGAAACCCAGCTGTCACAAATGACATTACCTGCGACAACAGAAAAAGGGCTGTGGGCAAAAATCTTTACGATGCACTTGAGCGGCTCCGACTTCCTGACAAAGATAGGGTGCTATGGGTTGATGCACTTTGTATCAACCAGAGCGACAACAAAGAGAAGACGCAGCAAGTTCGTATCATGGGCGAGATCTATACAAGAGCACAAAGGGTACTCATTTGGCTGGGAAATGGTGACGATGTTCAAGCTGGGATAGGGAAACTGGCGTCAAGACCGGCCAACGAGAAACATGCCGATTGGTCACCACTCAAGCCTGTTTTTACAAATCCGCTGTTCATTCAGGCCCAATCTTTGCTCATCTGGCTAGGATTTGAAGGGGCAGTAAATATGGGAGTCGCAAAGCTTGAAAACCCGCAATCGTCTACTAAATTTGACTGGTCTTCGCTCATACCAGTCATCCAAAGCCCATGGTTCACTAGAGTCTGGTGCATTCAAGAGCTCATCTTGGCATCACGCCCCATGATCGTCACGCGCGACTCTATGATATCCTGGAATGAGTTTGCCAAAGCGGCTTTGGCGCTTAAAAGGCAGTTCAACGCTTATCGGATGGAGACACAGCATCAGAGCAATGAGTCAATCGAGAACTTCTACCTTCTACACGACATGCGTGAAAGGCACAAGAtgaggagaaagaaaaggcataGTCTTTTAGAGCTGATGTTCTTGACTCGAGGCTTCCAAGCTACTGACCCTCGAGATAAGCTCTTCGCGCTTATTGGTCTAGCTGGAGACGTGCTATCGTCCGATTGGGAGGTAATGCCAAACTACGATTTATCAGTAGCAGAGGTTTACCATCGCTTTGCTCTCTGGAACGTCACTCGCAAACGGCAATTTGaaatcttctcctttggcCGTAACCAAGACCTTCCTTTGTCTCCGCTGCTAGAGTCTTTGCCGTCTTGGGTACCTGACCTGACGAGGCCAGATTTTACCGCACCGTTGCCTAAATTAGAATATCTGTCCGCCAATTACATAGACCTGCGGTACGAGGTGCTAAAAGAATTCGAGCTACGCAAGAAATATTTTCGCGAAGGTATCAAGGTTTACCATGCGGATCTCAAATATCCTTGGTGGGCACTCGGTCAAAAGTCCGATTTCCGGCCTGCACGAATTGCATTTTCCAATGGTACGGCCGTGATACACGTTGTGGGAACTAAAATCGGATCTCTTAGGGCGTTGGGGACGCCTTTTACTCAAGACACTGCAATAAATGTATCAAAACTTGTACCAAAAACGGTTGAAGACGCTGACATTGGAGACTTGAGATTTTCTGCTAATGTATTGAACACATATCAGTGGCTCAATGGGACATGGGCATTGGTTGGAGAGAACACTTTAGGAGACAAATATGCTCGACTTGCTAGAAACACAATTGATGGAGTCTGGAGAACGGTGACTTGCTGTATGACAGCAAAGGGGGAAAACGCTCAATCTACCATCTATTCTCGTGCTGCGCAGTCCTTGTATGAAAATTTCCTCAACAAAGCGCAGCGAATTGAAGCTCAACCCGGGAGAAATGGCACCACGCCTGCAAAAGACGTCTCAGCCAACGCCGATACGAAGAAAACTGGCTTTAGCACCCTATCTTTCACGGAAGACGAGCTCCAAAAACTACTGCTTATACACATGAGCGTGATAAAGTGGCACCAAGGACGCCGATTTGCAATTACAGACTCTGGCGattttgctgctgtgccCAAAGCAGCGCAGAAGGGGGACGTTGTCTGCATCTTCAATGGAGGGAGAGTGCCTTATGTTCTTAGGCCGAGCAAAAATGGCCACTATACTCTTGTTGGAGAGTGCTACGTCGATGGGATGATGAGGGGAGAGGTTAGAGACCGATTTCCAAGGAGGGAACACGAGACTAGTTTTGCTATCGAGTAGCATAGATGTAAAGCGAACTACAAGTCGTTTCAGCAGGCCTGAATCATCTCCCGTAGAGACTGGGGTATATCATTGTATTAGATCATGGGTGTGGGGAGAATAGGGCGAATCATATCAAGAGGTAATACAACCAGTAGCAATGAGTAGCTTGAAATACTGGGCTACACAAAATGCACTGAAAAGTCCAtatgaatacatgtacaagaaAGAACTCCTCTCTTCCGGCACTGTACCAACAAGTTGCGAGAGCCGGTACCTGGATGTGGGCGTCTTTAGTGTCTCCCCCACAGCGATTGGAACATGATTAAACTTTCTTCATCGGAGCAGTCTCTCTTAATGGCTTCATGATGCATACGCGTCCCTTTGTGGAAACTAGTTCTAAGACTTCATGTTGAGGATAATGGGTTCATTGACGGAGCTTAATAGACAAGAGCAAGCAAGAAACACTCGAGAATAAAGGCTCATTTCTTAATCTTGGTATTGTCAATGTGTATCAATATGTGTAATACCGTATATACATACTTTCAGTCTGTGGCTTCATCCACCAAACTCGCTCTGGAATAGCGTCTGAGATGGTGTTCATGTGGCCAAGAAGGCTTGTCGCCCAAGTTTCTTGCCCCGCATTTTCTGTCAGTCAGCTATATCCCATGCTCAGTATGCAACTCTTCTTCGTTCGCAAGACTGCCCCTTTGCCTTGCTCTTCTAACTGCATTTCTTCCTTATACAATGGTACTGAAGAGCAACCCCTGGATGTGCATAAGATTGCGATGAGCGTAATGCGGAGGGGTAATGAGTTAAAATGTATGAACAGCATTGAGTCGCCAGAGCTACTTCTCGTGCCGTTCTAGTTAAGGAGGAGGTCTCCTTAGATTGGTACCTGAATGTGAGGTGTGCCACCCTCCGTATAGCGTCGATATGAAGCCTTGGGCCAGGAACAAGAACAAATGCCAGCTACATGGAGGCTGCTAGCAGAGCATGTACTGCGTGTACCGACATTGATGACAGGAGAGTCACTTGCCTTTTGGCGCTATGTGGACGCTATATGGCCCACTCGCTTGAGAGCAATTGGAGATGGATTGTTTGGTGGTGTGGTATGATTCGCCGCCCATCTCTTGTCTTCAGTCGTCGGTCAGGAGCACCAGGCCAGAGGTTAGGATATAGAGCGAGAGCCGAGAGCGCCTCTGGCTACAGCTATTAGATTTGTGGGCAACCCAGCTCTCGTCGTCGAGTTCACCCTTCACTTCCAATTTGATCCCGCATCACTTCCTTTTTCCACCAGAATATCTTTACAGGGATAGAGTACAAACAACTTGAACTACTGTCTCACTTCAATATGGACGGCCACGGATGTCGCAATACCACCAATGTTCGTGCTACTCTCGCATCTGATAACGGGAACTCTGGCCACCCCCACAGCCCCCATCGTGACCGCCAGGGGTACCTTGCCGCCAGGGA is a window from the Trichoderma atroviride chromosome 5, complete sequence genome containing:
- a CDS encoding uncharacterized protein (EggNog:ENOG41~SECRETED:SignalP(1-16)), which produces MSRLLTTALLLGQTFAYDTVLGFNSRPTVETRTIDEIYSAALKEGGTVTVWHGGDEKDQQDSLKSAFEKRFPGMTLNITVDLSKYLDSELDQQLYHNNVFVDSIVLQTLQDFPRWQQEGALLNYAPVGFDKVYPAFKDSISASWYGYSVFFWSLSWNTAKLPHVSNISSYSDFLKPEFKNQIVITYPNDDDAVLFAFYQIMQQLGTKWFDDLLKQNPRWVRGTATPFTILSGANYSQSATFTSFSGFNPGNNIKISFPTDANFVSWPQTAAILKDAPHPESAKLFHNFLLSSEFQKTLPLSARQDINSSSSPYHDIMHTPHTNPTAFARFMSDRVTVERVRFFFENRLGTAQGLSPLIDDI
- a CDS encoding uncharacterized protein (EggNog:ENOG41) is translated as MIKGLVMRRQFPRDINVRTLSWLIGRSFVALEWFRFERTISLEPHVQLYFDRGVRQHLLPSLPKTLRQLSFTQWEIPANERRYGDRNLGTEISPHALAYLPQEMAKLSQRLEALCPPWQMDTASFLRSIVELNVSPMMVESSLKRLSLRCALSTPERSRQEFETLIILAAKAALSLPQLKIIELWGICRAKEESCAYVFRYCYEDGRPRIVWRSSGAAMGARKRIIAEWSEVAQKQSHSALAYDVIPFEESSMKIFKSRGTCIYRHLLLKDLMFDPITQKILENEPYGWTLDEESDASQQGAPLDFLQNHQW
- a CDS encoding uncharacterized protein (EggNog:ENOG41), with protein sequence MSLVAMDVESDAFEVESPSTITRTTSWASMPAEVRQLILGFVCLPKPGERCNSLGFPKVARFASVCLEWQAFFEARLFRRLVLNPDSVDAFDAIVRRDDVRLGYIQKLWLRVNLSNYECPNCDRSEDLVVQRGNNMIFSTCIQTLLGTLQLWNPARHGAQGVELMLSASSPSDTKHRFNRCDMKDNYPFHYAEDLDLAGGIVDFHRMNKGGLDWPSSSQQISAVE
- a CDS encoding uncharacterized protein (EggNog:ENOG41) produces the protein MAYRNVALVGASGSVGKIILEELVADGSFNITVISRKDSSATFPSRVTVYKSDFSDRDLEAAFKGQDAVISALGKDGLDEQKKLIDAAISAGVRRFLPSEFSASSQNASVLQLLPLFGQKTELIEYLKAKQSADFSWTGIATSLLFDWGLANGFLEYDIATKTATIWDDGNKTFTLTNEKELGAATAAVLKKPEETANKYLFISSVETTQNEILAALEETTGTKWTVNKTTTKEQVDAALEKLGAGDFLGSLALVRATVYGDIPGLKSNYAKDEVLANNLLGLKPASVAETVQHVTA
- a CDS encoding uncharacterized protein (EggNog:ENOG41); the encoded protein is MARRVVAPGHSCFECRRRKIKCDRSLPCSYCARIKLKCSYPSWRSNKDTPGESDLAAKVQALESTLQSLEQKITRIGDLSHVNTELPNRQHQVEREPQSPIEAAHDLPNSGQSSTPINSQLNSTQHDTVTRSTSSHLLQSLPFNSSSGASQSLETTHPPPSHIAFIWQTYLDAVDPLVKIFHAPSIQRHVMSISQGRKMPDAATECLMFAIYYSTVFSMSIAECREEFGEEKVRLLQRYREGVERTLVRANFLSSKDITVLQAFVLYLICGRLDEDGPDVPTLIGLAIGNAMKLSLHIDIPGLSTFEVEMRRRLWWQICTLDVRVAEVSSSEPFIIQPSLHTELPLNINDISLDPHIGELSPQPGRSEMLLSLVRIEISNFARRIVFSDQFCRINNFGMMNEAQKCQAIDEFKERIEKQYLSHCHEAIPLDCLIIMSSRLILAKLKLAVYKTRPNQHPEMPVRANYKKACEKFLEQACELREYIRGHRWLWLFQYIEWDALAYLLLDLCITLSSPGLSSNEFITTPWKVVDGIYKYWKQQPDVHRDRGWVKIEKLYSRALSVKKSVQNATQAFQATPSYCSQEAHDQPEELSNDTEMQQQCESSLDSASAEEAQSSASATELPGAGTACEWNASLIETYWEVAGHGNEGF